A segment of the Lolium perenne isolate Kyuss_39 chromosome 3, Kyuss_2.0, whole genome shotgun sequence genome:
GCTTCAAGTATCCCTGAAATGCAAACTCCATAAACACTCAAAAATATTTTGGAGTACTGTTGATGCATATGGAGACATGGGTGTTTGCATACCTGATCGCTCAAAATCATGCACATGTTAGAAAATTCAAGCATCCCAACTGCTGGGACTTGGCTTGATCTGCAAATTTCTATGTATGATTTGTTGAGCTGTAACAAGATATATATCAAGGTTAGAACTTCATAAATGTACAGAATGGTGTGATCAAGTGTATTCTTTCAGAATATCACTTAGCAAATATTACCTCTCCTAGAGTAGTAGCCTTTTTCTTGCAATGCTGAAAGGTATTTGCCAATGCACACAGTACCATCTGGCCAACCAACATGGCATGAGTGATTATGATATTTCAGGAACAAATTGTAGCAAAAGCTACTTTAACTGGAAGATGGCATGATAAATCAATCATTACCTGTTGGTGTTGGGGAAGACACAGTATGCTATTTACTACCACTGGCTTGAATACCTTTGACAATGCAGTATCCATATGGTCAAATGTCACCTGTAAGAAGGACAATGAAGAAAATGGGTTTATCACCAGTGAAGTTGAGAATTAGGAAGCGATAATCATCTCAACAGAACATTAAACTCATTGGCAATAGCAATTGCATCAGATACAGGCATACAGCAAAAGCATGTAGTTCACTGCTAGCCAGATTATTTAGTACACTTCTTTCAAGAGATTTACAAGAGGAAAAGAGGTTCAACTTTCAATCCTAATCATTGATGTTGTTCCATAGATAGCCAGACCACATTCACTTCAACACAGTAGAAATGTAGAATGTGGCCCAGCAGATGAACTAAAGGCACAAGTTAGAAGGATGTGCATGCCAAGGTCTGGTTTGGTCTGGATGTGTAGACAACCTAATTTACATTTAAACAgtcttcacaaaaaaaaaagaataagcTGAGGTAGTAACGAACTTACAACTCCAAATCCTTGTTTGGAAGAATCTTGTAGTCTTGATTCAAATACCTCCACAGCACTCCTGGAATAGATAATATGAGAATCATCATTTTAAGGTGTACAGAAGCGCAACCATATCCAGAATTGTTTAAATAAAGGATATGTTTTATGTTTTATCAGCTCTAATAATGGACGTGGCAGATTCCAAAGTAATATGATTGTGCAAGAGAAGGAAATTACCTGCAGACACCAAGAGCTTTTCTCATGTCTCCAGAGGCTGCTGCTACTTTCTGGTAGAAGAATAAAGCAATAAAGTTAACAGCTTAGCGTATAACATATTCTCATTAGCTACATCCTAGGATTTCCCTACACAAAAATGTATACTCGCTCACAGAAAAATACTGCCTGTTTATGGATAATTGGACTTACCCTAGCACAAAATTCAATGGCCAGTGGTTCAAAAACATCATAATCAAGAGCCTGCATTAGTAACACCATACAAAGTTACATCCAGTGAACAGTTTAAGTTAAATAATGTGCAACATGTCTGCATTGGTCATGTGGCAAACAAATTACCTTTAACCTATGATTAATTATGTTGGAAATTTGATCCTTGGAATAAGCACGGAAGGTTATAACAAGTGGCTTGCCTGTAAATTAGTGCCATAATGCCAATGACAGATTAGTTTCATGCATGTCAGCAAATATAACAACAAACACTTTAGCTAGTAAATTAAAGGAGGCATTGGATTTTCACTAAACAGATATGGTAAAAGTGCTCACAATTTAAGGATTCAAGCTTTGGAAGAAACCGGTCTGCTAAGTCTATGGCATTTGCAATTCCTGAAAACACAGCCAGCTATTAGTAAGCAAAACATGCTGAATCCTGAATAAAACAATATACTTTTTATGGAGCAAAGGTACGATATCCTGTTAAAACCTAACCTATTAGTATGCATCTCGAGAATTGGTGAGTGGTAAGCATGAAAAGGTCATGTAGCACAGCCCGGTCTCTTGTTATCAGATAGTCCATCTCATCCACAACAACCAACCTGGCAACCAGTGACACACAGATCAGATAGCAGGAACAAAATGGCAAGAAAAACTGCGTCGTATGAGCGGGTACAGATAGTTCTTACAGCATCCTTCTTGGAGCAGACTCTTTGTGGGAAAACATGCTCTGCAGTTGCTGAAGTGGTGACAATTTTCCACTTGCCTTCTTCCGAACCTGGAATTTCGCTAGTATCTGCATTGAAACCTCTATTAGTACAACGACATGGCCGATCAGTTTAGGGATCAATAAGTAGTCGATCGTGCCCATAATTTGGTAACCATATGTGTACCTTACTAAAAATGTCAGATGTGCTTCCTAGGTTGGTGCAATTGATCGACAACTCATCAGGTGTCTCCAGTCCCATCTGAACAACATTAATGCCACAAACTTTGAGAACGTATCCTATCTGGATCAAGAAATTTGGTGGAAAACTGCAAATTCCTAATATACCTCGTCAGCCCAGCGCGACACTCTCTCCTTGACCTTGTTAATCGACAGCGTCTTCCCGGTGCCGGGGCACCCGCACACGTAGAGGCTCCCCGCCCTCTCCTGCTCGATGCAGGCCTTGCAGAACTCGAGCACGCGCCTTTGCTCGTCGTCCCGGCAGACTACGCCGCACGAGGGGACCGTGGCCACGTGCAACGCCTCCTTGACTGCCTGCATCTGCGCCGGGTCTGCAGGACAAGGTGGATCAGACCCAAACAAGGCAACGCGGCTGGTGGGTGAGCGAAGTGAGAGATCTTAGAGACTTGCCTCGCGGGTTCCACCTGGGCTTCTCCGCCGCGACGAGGTCGCCGTAGAGACGCTTCCGGGAGGATTTGGGCGACGCCGAGAGCATCTTCGGGGCGCCCATCTGCGATGGTCGAGCAGTTGGTGTGCATTGGGGTGAGATGCGGTTGGTAATTGAGCGGCGGTTACGCAGATCCGGGTGGGATGGAGGGCAGGGGAACTTACGGGTCCGGCGCCGGCGAGCGGGGACGTGTGCGGGGCGGTGAACTGCGCCGAATCGGCCGAATCGGCTGCGCGGCGAGGGGTCTGCCGGCGCTTGGCGCTGCGCGGGGTGGTGGCGGCCgtcggggagggggtggccgccgGCGCCGGGCTCAGCGTGGCGCTGCGGAGCGTCGGCATCGGGAGAGAGTTGGGAATTGGCGGGAGGATTGGGAGAAGAGTGAGATTTGGGAGGGAATTGGGTGGGGTTGAAGAAGGGGTGGGAAGAAAAGGGCGCGGCGGGATGGAGGGGGCGCGTAAGCGCGCCAAGCGGTTTTGGACTTCGCGCGGGAACGGCAGCATAAGAACGTGCGCTGAGGGCTTGGTTGGTAGgttgttttttcttctttttgtaATTGTACAGAAAAGGAAAGCTTGGCGCAGCATGagtataatttaaaaaaaaaaaagataaatacATGGGGCACCCACAAATTTGCCTTTCATTTGCAAATACCCAATAATAACTTGCAAAAATGTGGTGGCCCTTTAAATTGGTTAGCGGTGTAAGAAAAGTCGGTTTAGTCCGTGTTGAACGGTTTGCTTTCATGCTGGGAATTTGGAGATGGCTGACATTTGAGAGGGAATCGGAGAGTAATTGGGCGTGGTTGAGGGAGCGAGGGGGTGTGAAGAAAATACCGTGGCGGGATGTAGGGGTGTTTGAGGGCGCCAAGAGGTTTTGGACTTCGGTGTGTTGATGTTAGGGGTGGGTAGTAAAATCGATGACTGAAAACCGAATCCAAAAAAGACCAAAACCAAAAAGATCAACAAAAATTTAGGCAGCAAAATTTACAAACCAAATTTGGTTCGACAATTCGATCATTAGTTTCCACTAACCGAATAGACCTAACTTTACCTGAGACTCCTTCCATCTCCATAACTATATGACATGTGTAAACTGTGGTATTGTGTTGAATATCAATCAAACTTCTATAGCGTGGGTTTTTTTATATTGTTGAATGTTTATTCCTACCAATTGAAAATAATGCATGCATCAAAAAGATGTCTAAAATACAGTTGGAATGCAGCAACTTTTACTAAGTGTAATGTCCAAGTTTTGTGTTGACAACATCACCACATTGTTATATCATCATGACCGCTTACGTACCTAAATATGATGATTGGTAAAATTAGCAAGTAtatttcggtcttcatttctacaAAACCGAATTTGAAATAGACCAAAATACAAACTCCGATTGTTGGTGACCGAACATCCCCATTCCTAGTTGACGGATTTCGTACCTTACTTTTTCTTTTTGTAATTGTATTCACAAAAGGAAAATATGGTACCGCGTCAGAAAACCGAATCGGTTTTTTCTCTATTCTTATCCTATAGAAATCAACTTATTACATTTGTATAATTTTCTAGAGGGGCATACTAGACCATTTTTTTACGAAAGCAATCTCGTGGTCTCATGCATTCGTGTTGACCTATTTTTAGCAAAAGAAAACTACTTCAAAAGTAATAAGGAAAAAAACCTAATCAAGCATCTTGTAAACTACTTTTTAAAAAAATTGTCCACCGACGGACAATAAACGGCCAACTTAAAAACCTATCCGTATGTTCAACCCACTAGAAGAGAGAGCCTCCTCGCCATCATTTTGGAGCATGATTGGTTACCTGCATCCATTTTTTGGTGGTTGCAAAAAAAAAGGTCAGGCCCGCCCATCCCTAGTTGATGGTTTTGGTAGGTTTCTTTATCTTTTGTAATTGTATTCACAAAAGGAAAATTTGGCACCGCGTGAGAAATCTGGATCGGCTTTTTCTCTCTTCTTATCCTATAAAAATTAACTTATTGTTATGTATATAGTTTTCTAGAGGGGAGACTGTACCGGATCATTTTTTGTGCAAGCAGCATGGTCCCAAACATCTGTGCTTACCTGttttaaataaaataaaactgCTTCAAAagtaaagaaagaaaaaaataacaTAATCAAGCATCCTAAGGCAACCGTTCTTATCGATAGTGAGGCGCATGCGGTGACTTCATCAATCTCAAGACTGAAAGTGCATCGAGTTCCCATgtatggttttggtaattaatgacaatccctataaaCTAATGTTCACATTGAGTCATAtatgtagaagttatccataggcaatgcttgaaccatatgttggcttcaaggttgcaaataGAAGAATATGATGAAGATCAAGTGATAAGTATATCTTGAAGAAGAAAATTATGTGAGCTCTTGAAGAAGAATGTGATGAATAGACCGAACTTTACCATAGACTCCTTCAATCTCCACAACTATATGATATGTGTAAATTGTGGTATTGTGTTGAATATCGATCAATCTTCTATAGCGTGGGTTTTTTTATATTGTTGAATGTTTATTCCTACCAATTGAAAATAATGCATGCATCAAAAAGATGTCTAAAATACAGTTGGAATGCAGCAACTTTTACTAACTATAATGTCCAAGTTTTGTGTTGACAACATCACCACATTGTTATATCATCATGGCCGAACGCAGACCTAGATTCTTGCGTACCTGAATATGATGATTAGTAAAACTAGCAAGTAtatttcggtcttcatttctacaAAATTGAATTTAAAATAGACCAAATTACAAACTTCGATTGTTGGTGACCGAACATCCCCATTCCTAGTTGACGGATTTCGTACCTTACTTTTTCTTTTTGTAATTGTATTCACAAAAGGAAAATATGGTACCGCGTGAGAAAACCAAATCGGTTTTTTCTCTATTCTTATCCTATAGAATCAACTTATTACATTTGTATAGTTTTCTAGAGGGGGGCATACTAGACCATTTTTTTACGGAAGCAATCTCGTGGTCCCAAACATCCGTGCTTACCTGTTTTAAACAAAATAAGACTGCTTCAAAAGTAAAGAAAGAAAATATAACATAATCAAGCATCCTAAGGCAACGTTCTTATCGATAGTGAGGCGCATGTCGTGACTTCATCAATCTCGAGACTGAAAGTGCATCGAGCTCCCCATGTGTGGCTTTGGTAATTAATGGTAATCCCTATGTACTAATGTTCACATTTagtcatatgttggcttcaaggttgcaaataGAAGAATGTGATGAAGATCAAGTGATAAGTATATCTTGAAGAAGAAAATTAGGTGAGCTCTTATGTgtatcttcaagacatcaacaataTGAAGAAAGAAGGAAtggtgtgcaagttcaagatgagtccTCCCGAGGAAATCATGAGCttgagcttgccatccatatggtgatcatggacatATGAAGATGTGCCAAATAaaaagctctcccatagtggactatgaatggatcgtagcgaacaagaggggggtgaatggacgctacgtcaagttttagtctttttcaattttagcggtgcggaaggtaaaggtgattgctttagtggttttggtgttcctacaatgatcctagacaagtgcaacaagcaaaggaacaagcaagatagtaagagtaaggagcgggacaaccggatggcgcggagacgaggcgaggtttgtttcccgcagttcctctcacaaaagagagtacgtctgcgttgaggagatgctagcctcacacaagaggctaggcggccacaccacgaaggaaggcctcaccttcttcctcgagagagctccacaaaggggctcccccttctccactatggcaccggtcgaggcggtgattccttcacaaggttggggcgagctccacaccacaagtaggctcccaacaacctatggagctagcacaacaccaagctagcctccataggtgcactttctccaagatcccaccataggaaccctaccaccaagatccattaAGGAttagcaagtattggtgaaatctctcttggtagaactatagatcggggtctcctccaccactcctcaaaatttgggcaatattggttggatggttggggagatcctcaaggtttaagctcagcaacaatggaggagagagagagagagagagatgagagataaaaacgagttggggaagaagggccctttaaataggcccTCCCAAATCCAACCGCTATGTCcaatttttgcctaagcggtactaccgctttgggtaagcggtactatcgctctgagttcgaaatcccacagatctggtccacgtggacacagagcggtactaccgctcatggtaccgcccgaggtaccgcaatggggtccaaaccttactggatccaaagcggtaccacagcggtaccgaagcggtactgctgtaactagttacggtacttgagcggtaccgtgggcggtactaccgcttgcaagcggtactaccgctccaggtaccgcagaCGTACCGTAACTCGTACTATGGGTCAAAACCGGCGCAGAacttcagagcggtaccgtgggcggtaccagtaggggtagcggtactaccgctactggtaccggtagtaccggcctgacaaAAACTGTTTTTCTCCcctaccatgtcacctcgcgatacacacacaaaaccagaaaacctataagctaggCTTCAGTCCTccaatcttgacgtgtccagcgaggtcaccgtgcacttgcaaatctaacaaagaTACTCAAAGCACACGGCGAGATTattcaagtgttgttatcaaacacacaaaacccggggtttagactttCCTCTTTCAGACTATGGGGGAGCACTCGCAAGACTTCCTCAAGCAAGCataatcaagaaaggtgttccatcttgttgcggtcaagatcatcatcaCGCTCAGGTGGAATGCGCAAGATTAAGGTTTGGTCTTGATATGGTTTCTTTCTTACTAGTCTCATGGTTTAGTTGGGAGATCGGGTTATAGGTTAGTTGCCGCACTATCAAAAGGCTCTCGATCGTATCATTTGGGATGAGCTCAAACCTTTAAACtctttgaaaggatcgtatgccgcacctagagggggggtgaataggtgctaaccaatttttagttctttttcaatttaggcttgacacaaaggtaaattctctagatatgcaactaagtgaatttacctatatgacaaggttaccaactaagcaagatatagctacgcaatatataggagatagaataggatagaggtaaccgagagtggagcacgcgatgacacggagatgattcccgtagttcccttcctttgcaagaaggtacgtctacgtttggaggagtgtggttgctacgaaagccaaaccaacagccacgaaggcttcactcagatctcgtatgagcaacgccacgaagtcctagcccacttccactaagggatttcctcgaggcggaaaccgggcctttacaaggttcttggggcacacatccacaaccgaattggaggctcccaaatctgtaacaacacaacaatcaacaaaaatacatcaacacaaatcaactagggatccaaagaggaacactagcaagagggccctcaaacaaatgagggggaaatgtaaatcgcttcggtgaggatgtagatcggtgtcttctccttcgaatctccaaagatcaagagctttggttgggggaggaaggagatcttgcaaatcttgagttcttgaggtggctctaatggtggtgaagcttggcagattttgtgcaatgattgagcaacttgtcccattggagaagagagctatttatatgattggagctctcagatctgaccgttagGACGTTTTTCAGTAACACCgaaagttccggccaggagggccggaagttccggctggcaccggaagtaccggccaagtGGATCGGAACTTCCGGCAGGATGTTTCCGCGTCAGACGAGCTGGTCAGAATGAGAttggggcggaactagggcggaacttccggtgatcggaagttccggccaagttccagaATTGCGAGAAAACCTTACTGGACATACTGAGCCACAATTGCGATgtttccggaacttgcccggaagttgggcggaagttccgctgaccggaacttccgcccttcttcgccggaacttccggccagcaaTCAAAAACTTCAATGAGAACGGCGCTGAGAAGCCACTACATGAAGCatcagggcggaagttccgccagctggggccggaacttccgccagaaacAAAAAACCTGCAGGAACTTCAGACAGACATACCATACCACCAGCCAAGTATATATCTTGAAATCTTGTACCTgtttacatcaacacacataaatatatacctagtgttgacatcaaacacacaaaacccaaaagggcgggaaatgttctttcaatctccccatttttggtgtttgatgacaacacaagtatttgcaaggaatgaaTAACGTAAACAACAAAAATGagagagatatagaggagctccccctatatattgcatccgtcttccatgggttagcaatacaacatagtgataagcatataTATAAatagatcatgcacacatagataaccataGAAGACTCACATccggagtttaccatacacaaCGATAAGGTTCCATACACATAGATAAGGTTCACAAACCACATAAAAATTAAGAACATAGTTCGACACCACAAAGATAAATGGAGTCACAAGCGATAAAAAtcaaagccaacacgagcttgtgactcccccatgcaaatacccaacggagagcaaccaaataaggtctcactctccccctttggaaccaaggcaccaaaaagggataggagaaactacacgtcccaagggtcggcgttagcccagccgggaggaAGATCCGATGGAGCGCCGGGGTAGGGTGGAGTGTGCGGAGGAGACTCGATCTCGAGACCATCTGGAGGGAGAGGAACACCATGCTGAGAAACCCATTCAGCCTACGGAGTGATattctcctcggatccgggaggaGACACGTCCACATCGAGGGCCCTCATAATACTCTTCTGACGAACCCGAGACTTCTTGGCCTCAgcatgctgctgatactgacggtgATTGACAGCTGAGGTGAGACAAAATATCTATTGCATGAGGCGAGCAAGCTTAGAAGCCCAgctaggtggcttctcatccatgggggGAACATCTTCAATGGGCGAGTTGTGGTGCTTGACCCTAAGAACCTTCACTTCATGAGATGTGATGTTGAGAGGAATAGAGTGAAGGATAGGAGCCTGACAAGTAGCAACCCAAGTGTCttcaatgagcttcataatgtaaGGAGCAAATGAGGGAAGCTTTTTCTCCATaacacatgaccacatctcattgtagatgtagtccatcacatcaagcctcTCACTAGTGCCCTTCTTATCAAAGGAGTTTGCCATAAGATCCACTTCATATAAATGCAACTCGTCAAGGTTGCCACCCTTGGGTCCACTGGTTTCCCGGTAGACACGAAGCATGAtgtcccaagtagggagaagatccgcactcttgcccggaaTACCCCAACCTTTTGATATAGAGGTGTTCCAAGACTTCCTTGGTTTGAGCAAATGAACTATCATGacacctccaaccatttgcatccACGCCCGGAAGGCGAGGGTATCCAAGAGCATTTCCAAAGCTTGCCAAGTTAGCCTCAAGGAGGGTTTCATGAGTCATCCACCGGAAAGttctagcttcatcttgatcaaagtgaacggtggcatagaattgttgaATCAACCCGATGTCGAaatccttgttgagctccataatgggatagagcccaaactcaccacacatagcataggcttctTCAAAGTATCTTGTGGCGGCCATCTTGGCGGTGTCAATGGCGTGTTGAGGGGatacccccttcttgaatggcaCATAGACCTTATAAAAGATCTCCTCTTGAGTCTTATTGTGGAAgcgcttatccccaaccctattgttcCGAGGGATGAGGTAAGGGTTCACATCCCGGAGGTCCTTGTACTCAAGATACTGCATGCTCTTCACTGACACATGAACATGCTTGCCACGAACTGCGGGTTACTTATGCCTTTGAGCAGATTGTTGACGAGCCGTGAGCTTGGATGGTCGAGTGCGCTCAACTTCTTCTTCAAACTCATCCACATGACtcttgcctctcttcttggagCCACCTGGGATACAACCAAGATGATAGGAAAGATAAATGAGTGCACACAATCAAGGAGGTCAAAACCAGATCCTTCTCAGAATATCGAGGTCATAGCAGAAAAcaggccaggccggaagttccgccccggtgGAAGTTCCGGCGCgtgcggccggaacttccggctgttcgaggtgtcggggggatgacccccggtatgccaaaggcatgccaaaaccGGATGGTTTtagccatcaaagtaccggtttaagtGTTATTCCGGATAACAAAGGTTGATTCAGAaaatcataccggtatcccaggaggggggtACCGGAACTAGCTAAGAACATACCGGAACTACcggaacaggctacactgtagcacgtcggcaagactggtcaaagatgctctccagagctagaagacaaagatgagcgaagcacttcagctttaatcgaagccatgacgccaaaggcaaaggatgacgtaaaaggtgccggaggatgtcacaGCTTCTGATTAAAGGTGtaccggcatcaccggtagctaaagtagctttgtaaagtagtttgtccagtcaaagatcccattagggtttcttagggtttcttcccttgtaagccaccctctcccctatataaggagagggggcacaccccattgCGGGTACGTTGAGTGTGTTACGCTGTACACAGAAACCTGTAAGCTCTTATGAccaagaaatagagagatctagtgctGTCTTTGCtcttgagttcatcatcttccatcttcggccaaggccaagttcttgaggaatccatccggaaacctctccatctatatcaaaaaccctcccccgaatcctctagcgtccattcggccccaagataagccatcccatggcatctgtctgttcaccacgacgacagttggcgcccaccatggggccagcagcggcgcttgctgcagttcatattcgggcgggcctcctcaccgtcggcggcgagcgtgtcgtca
Coding sequences within it:
- the LOC127344392 gene encoding cell division control protein 6 homolog, which produces MPTLRSATLSPAPAATPSPTAATTPRSAKRRQTPRRAADSADSAQFTAPHTSPLAGAGPMGAPKMLSASPKSSRKRLYGDLVAAEKPRWNPRDPAQMQAVKEALHVATVPSCGVVCRDDEQRRVLEFCKACIEQERAGSLYVCGCPGTGKTLSINKVKERVSRWADEMGLETPDELSINCTNLGSTSDIFSKILAKFQVRKKASGKLSPLQQLQSMFSHKESAPRRMLLVVVDEMDYLITRDRAVLHDLFMLTTHQFSRCILIGIANAIDLADRFLPKLESLNCKPLVITFRAYSKDQISNIINHRLKALDYDVFEPLAIEFCARKVAAASGDMRKALGVCRSAVEVFESRLQDSSKQGFGVVTFDHMDTALSKVFKPVVVNSILCLPQHQQMVLCALANTFQHCKKKATTLGELNKSYIEICRSSQVPAVGMLEFSNMCMILSDQGYLKLGQSKEDKLRRVTLQIDISDITFAFKDSRFFQKCLEQPKF